A window from Barnesiella propionica encodes these proteins:
- a CDS encoding endonuclease/exonuclease/phosphatase family protein yields the protein MRIIRKTLTGIMLFANIVCAALLILAAYNYLISPAKLNYIACMGLGFPVFLIINVAFLLFWILFNWKMIFLPLVTFIVCWGSIYSYIPMHIGHDMTETPDTFSLLTYNVYHWVNNKCDTVVSPNETVQYILDSNADIVCLQEGGDIKKEGLKQGVTEEQIEEMNKKYPFFEGDGEACYSRFPILSYERLNMSISSFLSRFVLDVHGKKLNLFVVHLESIGLTRTDKELYKDITENPNANMLDEVHRNILSKLNKAFVARSIQADTLAEILSHTEGDIILCGDFNDTAQSYAYHTIRGDMRDAYIENGFGPGISYNSNRFWFRIDHILYSGDLLSTGVKLGNLKSSDHYPIMSYFVQTN from the coding sequence ATGAGAATTATCAGAAAAACCTTAACCGGTATAATGCTTTTTGCTAATATCGTATGTGCAGCTTTGCTCATACTGGCTGCCTATAATTATCTTATCTCACCGGCCAAGCTTAATTATATAGCTTGTATGGGACTGGGATTCCCCGTCTTTTTAATTATAAATGTTGCTTTTTTGTTGTTCTGGATACTGTTTAACTGGAAAATGATCTTTTTACCTCTGGTTACATTTATTGTTTGCTGGGGAAGTATATATAGTTATATACCCATGCATATCGGGCATGACATGACAGAAACGCCCGATACGTTCTCACTGCTTACTTATAATGTTTATCATTGGGTGAATAATAAATGTGATACTGTAGTGAGCCCGAATGAAACCGTTCAGTATATTCTTGATAGTAATGCCGATATTGTGTGCTTGCAAGAAGGGGGAGATATAAAAAAAGAAGGTTTGAAACAAGGGGTCACCGAAGAGCAAATAGAGGAAATGAATAAAAAATATCCTTTTTTCGAAGGAGACGGGGAAGCATGTTATTCTCGTTTTCCTATTCTTTCTTACGAACGGCTGAATATGAGCATATCGAGTTTTTTGAGCCGCTTTGTTTTGGATGTGCACGGGAAGAAACTGAATCTATTTGTCGTGCATCTTGAATCTATCGGCTTGACCCGTACCGATAAGGAATTATACAAGGATATTACAGAGAATCCTAATGCAAATATGTTGGATGAAGTACACCGGAATATTCTTTCCAAGCTGAACAAAGCATTCGTTGCGCGTTCTATTCAGGCAGATACTTTAGCTGAGATATTAAGCCATACCGAAGGTGATATTATTCTGTGCGGAGACTTTAATGACACAGCTCAATCTTATGCCTATCACACCATACGGGGAGATATGCGCGACGCTTATATCGAGAATGGCTTTGGTCCTGGCATCAGTTATAACTCCAATAGATTCTGGTTCCGCATCGACCATATCCTTTATAGCGGTGATTTATTGTCGACAGGAGTCAAATTAGGCAACTTAAAAAGTTCGGACCATTATCCGATTATGTCTTATTTTGTGCAAACCAATTAG
- a CDS encoding rhomboid family protein, whose product MEDFFNKLRLRYKQGSVLLKLIYINVAVFIIIRLLAVFLTLFNLDTLNFLSYVEVPSSLSVLLIRPWTLITYMFVHYEILHILFNMLWLYWFGVIFLQYFGEKQMGGLYILGGLAGAVFYIISYNVFPYFSGHQGMMCGASASVIAIVVATAMRVPDYKVNLLFLGAISLKYIAIVTILIDLLSVTSGNGGGHIAHLGGACLGVLFMYRWKNGKDITRPVNRIIDYLATVFKPGTKIKIKHKKNRRPETDMEYRERKNRENNEIDAILDKIKKSGYNALSSDEKKRLFDAGKK is encoded by the coding sequence ATGGAAGATTTTTTTAACAAGCTCAGGTTACGATATAAACAAGGTTCTGTTTTGCTGAAACTTATTTATATTAATGTCGCCGTATTTATTATTATACGGCTGCTTGCTGTTTTTTTGACGTTATTTAATTTGGATACGCTTAATTTCTTGAGTTATGTGGAAGTTCCTTCTTCGCTATCGGTATTATTGATTCGTCCGTGGACCCTCATCACCTATATGTTCGTCCATTATGAAATATTGCATATCCTGTTCAATATGTTGTGGCTCTATTGGTTCGGAGTAATTTTTCTCCAATATTTCGGTGAGAAACAAATGGGCGGTTTATATATTCTGGGCGGTTTAGCGGGTGCCGTATTCTATATTATTTCATACAATGTTTTTCCTTATTTTTCGGGACATCAAGGAATGATGTGCGGAGCTTCGGCTTCGGTAATAGCTATAGTCGTTGCTACGGCTATGCGTGTTCCTGATTATAAGGTAAATCTGTTATTTTTGGGAGCAATATCATTGAAATATATAGCAATTGTAACTATTCTGATCGATTTGCTAAGCGTTACTTCTGGGAATGGCGGCGGTCATATTGCCCATTTAGGAGGAGCTTGTTTGGGAGTTTTGTTTATGTACAGGTGGAAAAATGGTAAAGATATTACACGTCCGGTTAATAGAATAATTGATTATTTGGCAACAGTTTTCAAGCCTGGAACTAAAATAAAAATTAAACATAAAAAAAACCGGCGTCCGGAAACCGATATGGAATACAGGGAGCGGAAGAATAGGGAGAATAACGAAATAGATGCCATTCTGGACAAAATAAAGAAATCGGGATATAATGCTCTTTCCAGCGATGAAAAGAAGCGGCTGTTCGACGCAGGAAAAAAATAG
- a CDS encoding rhomboid family intramembrane serine protease codes for MMQNRSFFGSLPPITKNLIIINFLLWFATITLPRVGVDLVDLLGLHYFQSSKFNAVQLVTYMFMHDPNSISHVFFNMFSVFMFGRTLEAAWGSKRFLFYYITTGIGAGLVQEVFWYVLLHDQIAMVAANIGWEATQLQLNQLVTIGASGAVFGILLAFGMLFPNIPLYLMFIPVPIKAKYFVIGYGLIELFFGISGIQSSVAHFAHLGGMLFGLFLILYWKKKGIGNNGRFF; via the coding sequence ATGATGCAAAATAGATCTTTTTTCGGGTCATTACCTCCAATAACCAAGAACCTGATTATAATTAATTTTTTGTTGTGGTTTGCTACGATAACACTCCCGAGGGTAGGCGTTGATCTGGTAGATCTTCTGGGATTGCATTATTTTCAGTCTTCTAAGTTCAATGCGGTGCAGTTGGTCACTTATATGTTTATGCATGACCCTAATTCCATTTCCCATGTGTTTTTCAATATGTTCTCTGTGTTTATGTTCGGGCGTACGCTGGAGGCTGCATGGGGCAGTAAACGTTTTTTATTCTACTATATTACGACCGGTATTGGTGCTGGTTTGGTACAGGAAGTTTTTTGGTATGTATTGCTGCATGACCAGATTGCGATGGTTGCTGCAAATATAGGATGGGAGGCTACGCAATTACAGCTTAATCAATTGGTGACGATAGGTGCATCGGGTGCCGTATTTGGCATTTTGCTGGCGTTCGGGATGTTGTTTCCCAATATTCCTTTATACCTTATGTTTATTCCCGTTCCCATAAAAGCAAAATATTTTGTTATCGGTTACGGTCTTATTGAATTATTTTTCGGGATTTCGGGAATTCAAAGCAGTGTAGCCCATTTTGCACATTTGGGCGGTATGCTTTTTGGCTTGTTCCTGATATTATATTGGAAGAAAAAAGGAATTGGTAATAATGGAAGATTTTTTTAA
- a CDS encoding M3 family metallopeptidase yields MKKLVITSFALIMMMSCTKQEKTNPFFSDYDTPFGVPPFEQIDTTHYMPAFEEGIKQHDAEIAAIIANQETPNFKNTIEAFDFSGELLKKVSLVFFSLTEAETNDGLQRIAKAVSPLLSEHSDNVSLNDSLFARIKTVYDNREKENLTAEQLKVLEEYYKDFVRSGALLSAADKEQLREINTELAKLSIEYGDNVLTETNAFELVIDKKEDLAGLPEGVIAAAAAEAKSRNKEGWIFTLDAPSRIPFLQYSDNRDLREKIYKGYINRSDNDNKNDNKAIVSKMVNLRLKKANLMGYKTFADFALDDRMAKTDENVNNLVNRVWSYAIPRAKEEAADMQEMIDAEGGNFKLAPWDWWYYAEKVRKAKYDLNEDELKPYFSLDNVREGAFMVANKLYGITFTELKNMPVYHPDVKVFEVKDENGKHLAVFYADYFPRAGKRAGAWMSNFRESYVKDGKEIRPVIYNVCNFTKPAGDVPSLLTIDEVQTLFHEFGHALHGMLTKCNYLRVSGTSVARDFVELPSQINEHWATAPEVLKMYAKHYQTGEIIPDSLIAKMENASKFNQGFATTEFLAAGILDMRWHEISEPQEFDVRAFERNVAKEIGLIDEITFRYRSTYFSHIFTNDYCAGYYSYVWAEVLDADAFDAFKEHGIFDPATAKSFRENILEKGGSEDPMALYKKFRGADPNPESLLHNRGLK; encoded by the coding sequence ATGAAAAAATTAGTAATCACATCTTTTGCTTTAATTATGATGATGTCTTGTACTAAACAGGAAAAAACGAATCCTTTCTTCTCCGATTATGATACACCGTTCGGTGTTCCACCTTTCGAACAGATCGATACGACGCATTACATGCCGGCTTTTGAAGAAGGTATTAAGCAACATGACGCTGAAATAGCTGCTATTATTGCTAATCAGGAAACCCCGAATTTTAAAAATACCATAGAGGCTTTTGATTTTAGCGGGGAGCTTCTGAAAAAAGTGAGTCTTGTATTTTTTAGCTTGACCGAGGCTGAAACAAATGACGGGTTGCAACGTATTGCCAAAGCCGTTTCCCCTTTGCTTTCGGAACACTCCGATAATGTTTCGCTGAATGATTCGTTGTTTGCCCGTATTAAGACCGTATATGATAACCGGGAAAAAGAGAATCTTACTGCCGAGCAACTCAAAGTTTTGGAAGAATATTATAAAGATTTCGTGCGTTCCGGAGCTTTGCTTTCTGCTGCTGATAAAGAACAATTACGGGAGATAAATACGGAACTGGCTAAACTTTCGATCGAGTATGGAGATAATGTCCTGACCGAAACAAATGCATTTGAACTTGTTATCGATAAAAAAGAAGATTTGGCGGGATTACCAGAGGGGGTAATTGCTGCTGCCGCAGCGGAAGCCAAATCACGAAATAAAGAAGGATGGATATTTACTTTAGATGCTCCCAGCCGGATTCCTTTCCTTCAATATTCGGATAATCGTGATTTACGCGAAAAAATATATAAAGGTTATATTAACAGAAGCGATAACGATAATAAGAATGATAATAAAGCTATCGTATCGAAAATGGTTAACCTCCGGTTGAAAAAGGCCAATTTAATGGGATATAAAACATTTGCCGATTTTGCGTTGGACGACAGGATGGCAAAAACGGATGAAAATGTAAATAATTTGGTTAATCGTGTCTGGTCCTATGCAATACCCCGGGCTAAGGAGGAAGCAGCCGATATGCAGGAGATGATTGATGCCGAAGGAGGAAATTTCAAACTGGCTCCGTGGGATTGGTGGTATTATGCCGAAAAAGTACGAAAAGCAAAATATGATCTTAATGAGGATGAACTGAAACCGTATTTTAGTCTGGATAATGTACGCGAAGGTGCGTTTATGGTAGCAAATAAATTGTATGGTATTACATTTACCGAGCTGAAGAACATGCCTGTGTATCATCCCGATGTAAAAGTATTTGAAGTTAAAGATGAAAATGGCAAGCATCTGGCGGTATTTTATGCCGATTATTTTCCGCGTGCCGGAAAACGTGCCGGAGCATGGATGAGCAATTTCAGGGAATCTTATGTTAAGGACGGTAAGGAAATTCGTCCTGTGATTTATAATGTATGTAATTTTACCAAGCCAGCAGGAGATGTTCCTTCTTTATTGACGATTGATGAGGTTCAGACTCTTTTTCACGAGTTTGGTCATGCTTTGCATGGTATGTTGACTAAATGTAATTATCTCAGGGTAAGCGGTACAAGTGTAGCGCGCGATTTTGTGGAGTTGCCTTCTCAGATCAATGAACATTGGGCTACTGCGCCGGAAGTGTTGAAAATGTATGCAAAACATTATCAGACTGGTGAGATTATTCCTGATAGTTTGATAGCCAAAATGGAAAATGCATCTAAATTTAATCAGGGATTTGCTACTACAGAGTTTTTGGCAGCCGGCATATTGGATATGCGCTGGCACGAAATCTCAGAACCTCAGGAATTCGATGTGAGAGCTTTCGAAAGAAATGTGGCTAAAGAAATAGGTTTGATAGATGAAATAACCTTCCGTTACAGAAGTACTTATTTTTCCCATATATTTACAAATGATTATTGTGCCGGATATTATAGTTATGTATGGGCGGAAGTACTTGATGCCGATGCCTTCGATGCTTTTAAAGAACACGGAATTTTCGATCCGGCTACTGCAAAGTCTTTCCGTGAAAATATATTGGAAAAAGGAGGTAGTGAGGATCCTATGGCTCTATATAAGAAATTCAGGGGTGCCGATCCGAATCCCGAATCTTTACTTCATAACAGGGGCTTGAAATAA
- the coaD gene encoding pantetheine-phosphate adenylyltransferase yields the protein MTQTSPKRIALFPGTFDPFTTGHMSIVKRGLNILDEIIIAIGVNDAKRTYFTEEQRLEMLRSFFKNDSRIKIISYNKLTIDAAREHGADFIIRGIRSVNDFEYEKTIADVNRKLSGVETIILFTEPELTHVSSTIVRELLRYGHSVKDFIPEGLILE from the coding sequence ATGACACAGACATCGCCTAAACGCATTGCATTATTCCCGGGAACATTCGACCCGTTTACGACAGGACACATGTCTATCGTAAAACGTGGATTGAACATACTGGATGAAATCATTATCGCCATAGGTGTAAATGATGCGAAACGTACTTATTTCACCGAGGAACAAAGACTTGAAATGCTGCGTTCGTTTTTTAAAAATGATTCCCGCATAAAAATCATATCGTACAACAAGCTGACCATAGACGCAGCTCGTGAACACGGAGCTGATTTTATCATAAGAGGAATACGTTCGGTTAACGATTTCGAATATGAAAAGACGATAGCCGATGTAAACCGTAAACTTTCGGGAGTAGAAACCATTATTCTGTTTACCGAACCGGAACTCACACACGTAAGTTCTACTATTGTACGTGAACTGCTGAGATACGGCCACAGTGTAAAAGATTTTATTCCCGAAGGTCTCATTCTCGAATAA
- a CDS encoding phosphatase PAP2 family protein: protein MKRVIVILFLSIIFNGIQAHNPDEAIIREVNSWNGRGVRAFSSFFSTTGEVFALAVPTGMVVYALCDDNEELFDKSISVVTGMAATIILSYGLKYVIDRKRPYNELPYIIKRDSPGSPSFPSTHAAMAFSLATSLSLEYPRWYVIAPTMIWASCVGFSRIHQGVHYPSDVLGGMVLGAGTACLTYYLNKSWNKKKAKSKVSPLVEFAYQ from the coding sequence ATGAAACGTGTAATAGTAATTTTATTTTTAAGTATAATATTTAATGGTATTCAAGCTCATAATCCCGATGAAGCAATCATACGGGAAGTAAATAGCTGGAATGGACGCGGCGTGCGTGCATTCAGTTCTTTTTTTTCCACGACAGGAGAAGTTTTTGCTTTAGCCGTACCTACAGGAATGGTTGTTTATGCGTTATGCGATGATAATGAAGAGTTGTTCGATAAGAGCATATCGGTAGTTACGGGAATGGCGGCGACGATTATTCTATCTTATGGCTTAAAGTATGTCATAGACCGCAAACGTCCTTATAATGAGCTTCCTTATATAATAAAGCGTGATTCTCCGGGATCTCCGTCTTTTCCTTCGACACATGCGGCAATGGCGTTCTCATTAGCTACTTCTTTGAGCCTGGAATATCCCCGGTGGTATGTAATCGCTCCTACGATGATATGGGCTTCGTGCGTTGGCTTTTCCCGTATACACCAAGGTGTTCATTATCCTTCGGATGTATTGGGAGGCATGGTTTTGGGAGCCGGTACGGCTTGCCTGACTTATTATCTAAATAAAAGCTGGAACAAAAAAAAGGCGAAATCGAAAGTTTCGCCTTTGGTGGAATTTGCTTATCAATAA
- a CDS encoding tetratricopeptide repeat protein, giving the protein MKPSVTSFFIISLFILLFCNCQKYKQPSSSEIDKSIKYFQEICDSLVYNHNTDSLRIIAKQLEKIAPEEETVLLAKLYYITAFFNAEKYETTIEHIGQLEKKYNLKQYPDKLARTLYLKARCFQSLKQNGKAIQLYKQILNINPVSSQDSSVISKNGKDALLQITNCYLTGNMNSKEGADYFITLQDSLTWLTKPLKRDIIIYAAYLYGCNEDLKHSFKLFDKAFEMPADSSYETRFRDYSYAGTIYIVADSINKAIEHLEKAADAGRKMSYSGLTYTLTILTQLYQSIGEFDKTLELYQELSNTKDITTDDYRLAMTEISFSDFYYDWGMIEEAMRHNQKAREYAMKSKNNFVIQQSLFSKLFLSVQNDNTDSLKFYLNIITPYLNLKKKDDQTLNYLQKVYNLYLGYLYYKTGRTDELKNIQLSLDENDLNPGNNLILAKLQYELGNYNICINRLELIVKDYEKKNKVWALKDMYLLLARSYANIHHASESVSYYEKYHQTERLYTKRILNSEIAKFKVKYETLAKEKENLALKHDLEKNRNHIQISVLTIIILIFLSLFIFYKNQLNITKRKLTESKLTHKEKDIMTFINHIKLLNSQKSELEEKLENVNSRQETNEIPVRLSTTSDEAEFRSIFTLRYPHFFPSLHKYPNITKSEEILCALILLNQGNNDIAAFLGISYESVLKARYRLRKKLNLKKDAVLDHIIKEISEESPKTV; this is encoded by the coding sequence ATGAAACCATCTGTAACATCCTTTTTTATCATATCTCTTTTTATCCTTCTGTTTTGTAATTGTCAAAAATATAAACAGCCATCATCGTCCGAAATAGATAAAAGCATTAAATATTTTCAAGAAATTTGCGATAGTCTTGTGTATAATCACAATACCGATTCTCTACGGATTATAGCCAAACAACTTGAAAAAATAGCTCCGGAGGAAGAAACAGTCCTACTTGCCAAATTATATTACATAACCGCTTTTTTCAATGCAGAAAAATATGAAACTACCATCGAACATATCGGCCAGCTCGAAAAAAAATATAATTTAAAACAATATCCCGATAAACTGGCGCGGACTTTATATCTCAAAGCGCGTTGCTTTCAATCTTTGAAACAAAACGGTAAAGCCATACAACTATATAAACAAATACTGAATATAAATCCCGTGTCATCACAGGATTCCAGTGTCATAAGCAAAAATGGAAAAGATGCCCTGTTACAAATTACCAATTGTTATCTTACCGGAAATATGAACAGCAAAGAAGGTGCAGATTACTTCATTACATTGCAAGATTCCCTTACCTGGCTCACAAAACCGTTAAAAAGAGATATTATTATTTATGCTGCTTATCTATACGGATGTAACGAGGATCTGAAACATTCGTTCAAATTATTTGACAAAGCCTTTGAAATGCCTGCAGACAGCTCTTACGAAACACGGTTCCGGGACTATTCCTATGCCGGAACGATATACATAGTAGCCGACAGCATCAACAAAGCGATAGAACATTTGGAAAAAGCGGCGGACGCAGGCAGAAAAATGTCATACAGCGGCCTTACTTATACACTTACCATATTAACACAACTATATCAAAGTATAGGAGAATTTGATAAAACGCTCGAATTATATCAGGAATTATCGAATACCAAAGATATAACGACAGACGATTACAGATTGGCAATGACCGAAATATCTTTTTCCGACTTTTACTATGACTGGGGAATGATTGAGGAAGCCATGAGGCATAACCAGAAAGCGCGCGAGTATGCTATGAAAAGCAAAAATAATTTTGTCATTCAACAATCTCTTTTCTCCAAACTATTTTTATCGGTACAGAACGATAATACCGATTCATTAAAATTCTATCTGAATATAATAACACCATATCTTAATCTTAAAAAAAAGGATGATCAAACATTAAACTATCTCCAAAAAGTATATAACTTATATCTGGGATATTTATATTATAAAACCGGAAGAACAGATGAATTAAAGAATATACAATTATCACTCGATGAAAATGATTTGAATCCGGGCAACAATCTGATATTAGCGAAATTACAATACGAACTAGGCAATTACAATATATGTATAAACAGACTGGAACTTATAGTAAAAGATTATGAAAAAAAGAATAAAGTATGGGCACTCAAGGATATGTACCTGTTACTGGCCCGCTCATATGCCAATATCCACCATGCATCCGAATCCGTTAGTTATTATGAAAAATATCACCAGACCGAACGTTTATACACCAAGCGTATCTTAAATTCCGAAATCGCCAAGTTCAAAGTCAAATACGAAACACTGGCAAAAGAAAAAGAGAACCTGGCGCTAAAACACGATCTTGAAAAAAACAGAAACCATATACAAATATCGGTTCTAACTATCATCATATTAATCTTCTTATCACTTTTTATTTTCTATAAAAATCAGTTGAATATAACCAAACGCAAACTGACCGAAAGCAAACTGACACATAAGGAGAAAGACATCATGACATTTATAAATCACATAAAATTATTGAACTCCCAAAAATCGGAACTGGAAGAAAAACTCGAAAACGTCAATTCCAGACAAGAGACAAACGAAATCCCTGTCCGGCTATCCACCACATCGGATGAAGCCGAATTTCGTTCTATTTTCACATTGCGTTATCCGCATTTCTTCCCTTCTTTACACAAATATCCTAACATTACCAAAAGCGAAGAGATTCTTTGCGCGCTCATTTTATTAAATCAAGGAAACAACGATATTGCCGCATTCCTCGGCATTTCATACGAAAGTGTACTAAAAGCCCGTTACAGGCTAAGAAAAAAACTGAATCTGAAAAAAGATGCTGTACTTGATCATATCATTAAAGAGATATCGGAAGAATCTCCTAAAACGGTTTAA
- a CDS encoding HU family DNA-binding protein translates to MNKTELINAIAEQAGLSKVDAKKALEAFVDTVSTSLEKGDKVALIGFGTFAVAEKGERTGINPATKAKIVIPAKKVVKFKAGAELAEKVK, encoded by the coding sequence ATGAACAAAACAGAATTAATCAACGCCATCGCTGAACAAGCAGGTTTGAGCAAAGTTGATGCAAAAAAAGCTTTAGAAGCTTTTGTAGATACAGTATCTACTTCTTTAGAAAAAGGTGACAAAGTTGCCCTTATTGGTTTCGGTACATTTGCCGTTGCAGAAAAAGGAGAAAGAACTGGTATCAATCCTGCCACTAAAGCTAAAATCGTTATCCCTGCGAAGAAAGTAGTTAAATTTAAAGCGGGCGCTGAATTAGCTGAAAAAGTAAAATAA
- a CDS encoding S41 family peptidase codes for MKKVFFAIILSCIICNPGFSQQQSSGMRKLSLADWVITNMYVDTVNETKLVETAIRSMLEELDPHSTYTTAEETKEMTEPLQGNFSGIGIQFNMNKDTVYVIQTIAGGPSERVGILAGDRIIEANDTVIAGVKMKNSDIMKRLKGPRGTTVKLKVLRKSAPSPIVFKVVRDNIPIYSIDASYMADNKTGYIRISRFAATTGEEFNEALQELQKKGMKNLIIDLQGNGGGFLNSAIDIADELLKNGEMIVYTQGRKTPREESHATKNGIFQKGKLIVMVDESSASASEIVSGAIQDWDRGIIIGRRTFGKGLVQRPIPFPDGSMIRLTTSRYYTPSGRSIQKPYNDTKEYQMDLINRFNRGELSSADSIHFPDSLQYRTLKNSRVVYGGGGIMPDYFIPLDTTKYTDYHRDLVAKGVLNQFAIAYLDRNRKQLMHTYPERELFLTNFEVEEKALEDLLKMAEEEKITYKEEEFEKSKPIILQQTKALIARDLYDMAAYFQVMNRYNDSYLKALEIINNDKQYEQLLSTGTKR; via the coding sequence ATGAAAAAGGTATTTTTTGCAATAATCCTCTCTTGTATAATCTGTAACCCAGGTTTCTCTCAGCAACAATCTTCAGGCATGAGAAAACTTAGCCTGGCCGATTGGGTAATTACCAACATGTATGTAGATACGGTAAACGAAACCAAATTAGTAGAAACAGCTATACGGAGCATGCTCGAAGAACTGGATCCCCACTCTACTTATACCACAGCCGAAGAAACAAAAGAAATGACCGAACCGTTGCAAGGCAATTTCAGTGGTATAGGCATACAATTCAACATGAACAAAGATACGGTGTATGTCATACAAACGATCGCCGGAGGGCCTTCGGAGCGTGTAGGCATACTGGCAGGAGACCGTATCATCGAGGCAAACGATACTGTTATTGCCGGTGTAAAGATGAAAAACAGCGATATTATGAAACGGCTAAAAGGGCCCAGGGGAACTACCGTAAAACTTAAGGTCTTGCGTAAAAGTGCGCCTTCACCTATTGTTTTCAAGGTAGTACGGGACAATATACCCATCTATAGTATAGACGCATCATATATGGCCGATAATAAGACCGGATATATACGCATCAGCCGGTTCGCAGCAACCACCGGAGAAGAATTCAACGAAGCTTTGCAGGAATTACAAAAAAAAGGTATGAAAAACCTGATTATTGATTTGCAAGGTAACGGCGGCGGTTTCCTGAATAGTGCCATAGACATTGCAGACGAACTGCTAAAAAACGGAGAAATGATCGTTTATACACAAGGACGCAAAACACCCAGAGAGGAATCTCACGCAACAAAGAACGGCATATTCCAGAAAGGAAAACTGATCGTCATGGTAGATGAAAGTTCGGCATCGGCCAGCGAAATTGTTTCGGGAGCCATACAAGACTGGGATAGAGGTATTATCATCGGACGTCGAACGTTTGGCAAAGGACTGGTACAACGTCCTATTCCTTTCCCCGACGGCTCTATGATAAGGCTGACTACATCCCGTTACTATACCCCTTCGGGACGTTCCATCCAGAAACCTTATAATGATACGAAAGAGTACCAAATGGATCTTATCAACCGTTTTAACCGGGGGGAACTCAGCAGCGCAGACAGCATTCATTTTCCCGACTCGCTTCAATACAGGACTTTGAAGAACAGTCGCGTCGTTTATGGCGGAGGAGGGATTATGCCGGATTATTTTATCCCGCTTGATACGACAAAATATACCGATTATCACCGTGATCTGGTAGCAAAAGGAGTTCTTAACCAATTTGCTATTGCTTATCTGGATAGAAACAGGAAACAACTCATGCACACCTATCCGGAAAGGGAGCTTTTCCTAACTAATTTCGAAGTAGAAGAAAAGGCATTGGAAGATTTATTAAAAATGGCCGAAGAAGAAAAAATAACCTATAAAGAAGAAGAATTTGAAAAATCAAAACCGATCATACTTCAACAGACAAAAGCGCTGATCGCACGTGATTTATATGACATGGCTGCTTATTTTCAAGTTATGAACCGATACAACGACTCCTATCTCAAAGCTTTGGAAATAATCAATAACGATAAACAGTACGAACAACTTCTCTCAACAGGAACAAAAAGATAA